Proteins from one Homalodisca vitripennis isolate AUS2020 chromosome 3, UT_GWSS_2.1, whole genome shotgun sequence genomic window:
- the LOC124358168 gene encoding uncharacterized protein LOC124358168: MTKEEYSNKNERKKAWQEITLLFNSAEATTKEKNTLCTHLQKKWKSVKDCYNRERRRLSSGKSGSAANRKTPYIYYHMLSFLNSNNPPTNTHSNVPNPPDEDDIDLENTQLDQGPESETPTATTATAEPYATRGEA, from the exons ATGACAAAAGAAGAATACAGCAACAAAAATGAGAGGAAGAAAGCATGGCAAGAGATTACACTGTTGTTTAACAGTGCAGAAGCAAccactaaagaaaaaaatacactat GTACGCACCTACAGAAAAAATGGAAGAGTGTGAAGGATTGTTACAACAGGGAGAGAAGGAGGTTGAGTAGTGGAAAGAGTGGTTCAGCTGCTAACAGAAAAACACCATACATATACTACCACATGTTGTCATTCTTGAATTCCAACAACCCACCAACCAATACCCATTCCAATGTGCCAAATCCTCCAGATGAAGATGACATCGATCTTGAAAATACCCAATTGGACCAGGGACCAGAATCTGAAACACCTACTGCAACTACAGCGACGGCAGAGCCATATGCAACACGG GGCGAAGCATGA